A portion of the Carya illinoinensis cultivar Pawnee chromosome 11, C.illinoinensisPawnee_v1, whole genome shotgun sequence genome contains these proteins:
- the LOC122280401 gene encoding 1-aminocyclopropane-1-carboxylate synthase-like, translated as MSFVDRNQENLLSKIATGNGHGENSPYFDGWKAFENDPFHASENPRGVIQMGLAENQLCFDLIQDWTKKNPKASICTPDGVDAFRDIAIFQDYHGLPEFRNAVAKFMTKVRGNRVRFDPNRIVMSGGATGAHETIVFCLANPGEAFLVPTPYYPGFDRDLRWRTGVQLLPVVCESSNNFKVTRKALEAAYESAQEANIRVKGLLLTNPSNPLGTVLDRETLRSIVSFINEKNIHLVSDEIYAATVFSEPGFVSISEIIEEEIICNRDLIHIVYSLSKDMGFPGFRVGIIYSYNDAVVHCSRKMSSFGLVSSQTQHLIASMLSDDEFVDRFIAESAKRLGKRHEVFTQGLDQVGIGYLKSNAGLFLWMDLHHLLKEQTFEAEMELWRVIINEVKLNVSPGSSFHCSEPGWFRVCFANMDDSTMDLALTRIVTFALQSKEVRIQRKKCWASNRLRLSFSKRRMDDIMMAQSLLSPHSPIPQSPLVRART; from the exons ATGAGTTTTGTAGACAGGAATCAAGAGAACTTGTTATCTAAGATAGCGACAGGCAATGGGCATGGTGAAAATTCTCCATACTTCGATGGTTGGAAGGCGTTTGAGAATGATCCATTTCACGCTAGCGAGAATCCTCGTGGTGTAATCCAAATGGGTCTTGCAGAAAATCAG CTTTGTTTTGATTTGATTCAAGACTGGACTAAGAAAAACCCAAAAGCCTCCATCTGCACGCCCGACGGGGTAGATGCCTTCAGAGATATAGCAATCTTCCAGGATTATCATGGCTTACCAGAGTTCAGAAAT GCTGTTGCCAAGTTTATGACGAAAGTAAGAGGAAACAGAGTCAGATTCGACCCCAACCGCATTGTTATGAGTGGAGGCGCAACAGGGGCTCATGAGACGATCGTCTTTTGTTTGGCTAACCCTGGGGAAGCATTCCTTGTACCTACTCCTTATTATCCAGG TTTTGATCGAGATTTGAGATGGAGAACAGGAGTACAACTTCTCCCAGTTGTCTGTGAAAGCTCTAATAACTTCAAGGTGACAAGAAAAGCTTTGGAGGCTGCCTATGAGAGTGCTCAAGAGGCCAACATCAGAGTAAAGGGCTTGCTTCTTACCAATCCCTCAAATCCACTAGGCACCGTCTTGGACAGAGAGACACTAAGAAGTATAGTGAGTTTCATCAATGAAAAGAACATCCACTTAGTCTCTGACGAAATATATGCGGCCACTGTCTTCAGTGAGCCTGGTTTCGTCAGCATATCTGAGATAATCGAGGAAGAAATCATTTGCAACCGTGATCTCATCCACATTGTTTACAGTCTTTCAAAGGACATGGGGTTCCCTGGCTTTAGAGTTGGCATTATCTATTCGTACAATGATGCAGTAGTACATTGCAGTCGCAAAATGTCCAGTTTCGGACTAGTTTCGTCACAAACCCAACATCTAATTGCATCAATGCTATCGGATGATGAGTTTGTCGACAGGTTTATTGCAGAGAGTGCTAAGAGGTTGGGAAAAAGGCATGAGGTCTTCACTCAGGGACTCGATCAGGTAGGCATTGGTTATTTAAAGAGCAACGCTGGCCTATTTCTTTGGATGGATTTGCATCACCTCCTCAAAGAGCAGACATTCGAAGCAGAGATGGAACTGTGGCGAGTGATAATAAATGAAGTTAAGCTCAATGTTTCTCCTGGTTCTTCTTTCCATTGCTCAGAGCCAGGTTGGTTCAGAGTTTGCTTTGCTAATATGGATGACAGCACCATGGACTTGGCTTTAACAAGAATCGTAACTTTTGCCCTCCAAAGCAAGGAGGTCAGAATTCAAAGGAAAAAGTGTTGGGCAAGCAACCGCCTAAGACTAAGCTTCTCAAAACGAAGAATGGATGATATAATGATGGCACAATCCCTGTTGTCTCCTCACTCCCCTATACCTCAATCACCCCTTGTTCGAGCTAGGACTTAA
- the LOC122281419 gene encoding 2-C-methyl-D-erythritol 2,4-cyclodiphosphate synthase, chloroplastic-like — MNPSGDRVFQVFNSFNSLPQFQSFLQNSMAMAAPILCASSIPQKPLSFYTKSHSFPLSQFSILPTPRKTVVARTSVSAATTTSLEAGQAPLSSMPSKALPFRVGHGFDLHRLEPGYPLIIGGINIPHDRGCEAHSDGDVLLHCVVDAILGALGLPDIGQIFPDNDPKWKGAPSSVFIKEAVRLMHEAGYELGNLDATLILQRPKVSPHKEAIKANLSALIGADPSVINLKAKTHEKVDSLGENRSIAAHTVVLLMKK; from the exons ATGAATCCATCCGGAGACAGAGTGTTTCAAGTCTTCAACAGCTTCAATTCCCTCCCTCAATTCCAAAGCTTTCTTCAAAATTCAATGGCCATGGCAGCACCTATCCTCTGTGCCTCTTCAATCCCTCAAAAACCACTCTCTTTCTACACTAAATCTCACTCGTTCCCTCTTTCACAATTCTCTATCCTGCCCACGCCAAGGAAAACAGTGGTAGCTAGGACTTCTGTGTCGGCCGCCACAACCACCTCCTTGGAAGCCGGGCAAGCTCCACTCTCCTCCATGCCATCCAAAGCCTTGCCATTTCGGGTCGGCCATGGGTTCGATCTCCACCGGTTGGAGCCTGGGTACCCTCTGATCATCGGTGGGATCAACATACCCCACGATAGAGGCTGCGAGGCCCATTCTGATG GGGATGTACTGCTGCATTGTGTGGTCGATGCGATCTTGGGTGCTTTGGGGCTTCCTGATATCGGGCAAATATTCCCAGATAACGATCCTAAGTGGAAGGGGGCGCCATCCTCTGTTTTCATCAAAGAAGCT GTAAGACTCATGCATGAGGCTGGTTATGAACTTGGAAACTTAGATGCCACTTTAATTCTTCAAAGACCAAAAGTAAGCCCGCACAAGGAAGCAATCAAGGCAAACTTGTCCGCACTTATTGGAGCAGACCCTTCCGTTATAAATCTGAAAGCCAAAACTCATGAGAAGGTTGACAGCCTTGGAGAGAATAGGAGTATTGCAGCTCACACAGTGGTTCttctaatgaaaaaataa